A genome region from Euphorbia lathyris chromosome 4, ddEupLath1.1, whole genome shotgun sequence includes the following:
- the LOC136226440 gene encoding UDP-glycosyltransferase 79B6-like isoform X3, with protein sequence MADSKMKMSSNLHIAMFPWLAFGHFIPYLHLSNKLAERGCRISFLLPKGVEAKLAKLNRFPNLIHFFPLTIPHVEGLPPGVETLSDIPISLQSHLCTAMDQTRDQVQAILVCAALSVISLVPSEKMMIRGMKCEEMIKKNESSVKPAVEFGSGISFYERMHTAAEESDALAYRTCYEIEAPFVDHLTQHFSKPVLLTGPLLPEKAEAPLEEKWEKWLNKFQPGSVVFCAFGSQNMLQKDQFQELLFGFELSGLPFLAALSKPNDCSTIEEALPDGFEERVQERGLIYGGWVPQEQILNHPSVGCFVSHGGSSSIWESMASHCQIVLVPPSFDYDVHSMIMVEELKVAVEVKRQENGWISKESLSNAIVSVTSPESEVGLMIKSNHARWRKFLLDKDMQEAYVDTFIKNLHDLLH encoded by the exons ATGGCAGATAGCAAGATGAAGATGAGCTCAAATCTTCACATAGCTATGTTTCCATGGCTTGCATTTGGGCATTTCATACCCTATCTTCACCTCTCTAATAAACTTGCGGAAAGAGGTTGCAGAATCTCTTTCTTATTACCTAAAGGAGTTGAGGCTAAATTAGCCAAACTCAATAGATTCCCAAACCTCATTCACTTCTTTCCTCTCACCATTCCTCATGTTGAAGGCCTTCCTCCTGGTGTTGAAACTCTATCTGACATACCCATTTCACTCCAGAGCCACCTCTGCACAGCCATGGATCAAACAAGAGACCAAGTTCAAGCCATTTTAG TGTGTGCAGCTCTGTCAGTTATAAGCTTAGTTCCTTCTGAGAAGATGATGATTAGAGGCATGAAATGTGAAGAAATGATAAAGAAGAATGAGTCATCTGTTAAACCAGCTGTGGAGTTTGGTAGTGGGATATCTTTTTATGAGAGGATGCACACTGCTGCAGAAGAGAGTGATGCTTTAGCATATAGGACTTGCTATGAAATCGAAGCGCCTTTTGTTGATCACCTTACACAGCATTTCTCAAAGCCAGTTCTGTTAACAGGGCCTCTCCTGCCAGAAAAAGCTGAAGCACCACTAGAGGAGAAATGGGAAAAATGGCTGAACAAGTTTCAACCAGGTTCTGTGGTGTTCTGTGCCTTTGGGAGCCAAAACATGCTACAAAAGGACCAGTTCCAAGAACTACTTTTCGGGTTCGAGTTATCTGGGCTGCCATTTCTTGCAGCATTATCTAAACCAAATGACTGTTCAACCATAGAAGAAGCATTGCCTGATGGGTTTGAAGAAAGGGTTCAAGAAAGAGGCCTGATATATGGAGGATGGGTTCCACAGGAACAGATACTGAACCATCCGTCTGTTGGGTGCTTCGTTAGCCATGGCGGCTCGAGTTCTATCTGGGAATCTATGGCGAGCCATTGCCAGATAGTTCTTGTTCCACCGAGTTTTGATTATGATGTGCACTCCATGATAATGGTTGAAGAATTGAAAGTTGCAGTTGAAGTGAAGAGGCAAGAAAACGGGTGGATTTCAAAGGAGAGCTTGAGCAATGCTATCGTATCTGTAACGAGCCCGGAGAGTGAAGTGGGGTTGATGATAAAGAGCAATCATGCTAGGTGGAGAAAGTTTCTACTGGATAAAGATATGCAAGAAGCATATGTTGATACTTTCATTAAGAACTTGCATGATTTATTGCACTAG
- the LOC136226440 gene encoding UDP-glycosyltransferase 79B6-like isoform X1: MADSKMKMSSNLHIAMFPWLAFGHFIPYLHLSNKLAERGCRISFLLPKGVEAKLAKLNRFPNLIHFFPLTIPHVEGLPPGVETLSDIPISLQSHLCTAMDQTRDQVQAILGTIMPDFVFFDFSFWIPCLGRELGFKSVKYVIVCAALSVISLVPSEKMMIRGMKCEEMIKKNESSVKPAVEFGSGISFYERMHTAAEESDALAYRTCYEIEAPFVDHLTQHFSKPVLLTGPLLPEKAEAPLEEKWEKWLNKFQPGSVVFCAFGSQNMLQKDQFQELLFGFELSGLPFLAALSKPNDCSTIEEALPDGFEERVQERGLIYGGWVPQEQILNHPSVGCFVSHGGSSSIWESMASHCQIVLVPPSFDYDVHSMIMVEELKVAVEVKRQENGWISKESLSNAIVSVTSPESEVGLMIKSNHARWRKFLLDKDMQEAYVDTFIKNLHDLLH; this comes from the coding sequence ATGGCAGATAGCAAGATGAAGATGAGCTCAAATCTTCACATAGCTATGTTTCCATGGCTTGCATTTGGGCATTTCATACCCTATCTTCACCTCTCTAATAAACTTGCGGAAAGAGGTTGCAGAATCTCTTTCTTATTACCTAAAGGAGTTGAGGCTAAATTAGCCAAACTCAATAGATTCCCAAACCTCATTCACTTCTTTCCTCTCACCATTCCTCATGTTGAAGGCCTTCCTCCTGGTGTTGAAACTCTATCTGACATACCCATTTCACTCCAGAGCCACCTCTGCACAGCCATGGATCAAACAAGAGACCAAGTTCAAGCCATTTTAGGTACAATCATGCCTGATTTTGttttctttgatttttctttctggATTCCTTGTTTAGGTAGAGAATTAGGCTTTAAGTCTGTTAAGTACGTCATAGTGTGTGCAGCTCTGTCAGTTATAAGCTTAGTTCCTTCTGAGAAGATGATGATTAGAGGCATGAAATGTGAAGAAATGATAAAGAAGAATGAGTCATCTGTTAAACCAGCTGTGGAGTTTGGTAGTGGGATATCTTTTTATGAGAGGATGCACACTGCTGCAGAAGAGAGTGATGCTTTAGCATATAGGACTTGCTATGAAATCGAAGCGCCTTTTGTTGATCACCTTACACAGCATTTCTCAAAGCCAGTTCTGTTAACAGGGCCTCTCCTGCCAGAAAAAGCTGAAGCACCACTAGAGGAGAAATGGGAAAAATGGCTGAACAAGTTTCAACCAGGTTCTGTGGTGTTCTGTGCCTTTGGGAGCCAAAACATGCTACAAAAGGACCAGTTCCAAGAACTACTTTTCGGGTTCGAGTTATCTGGGCTGCCATTTCTTGCAGCATTATCTAAACCAAATGACTGTTCAACCATAGAAGAAGCATTGCCTGATGGGTTTGAAGAAAGGGTTCAAGAAAGAGGCCTGATATATGGAGGATGGGTTCCACAGGAACAGATACTGAACCATCCGTCTGTTGGGTGCTTCGTTAGCCATGGCGGCTCGAGTTCTATCTGGGAATCTATGGCGAGCCATTGCCAGATAGTTCTTGTTCCACCGAGTTTTGATTATGATGTGCACTCCATGATAATGGTTGAAGAATTGAAAGTTGCAGTTGAAGTGAAGAGGCAAGAAAACGGGTGGATTTCAAAGGAGAGCTTGAGCAATGCTATCGTATCTGTAACGAGCCCGGAGAGTGAAGTGGGGTTGATGATAAAGAGCAATCATGCTAGGTGGAGAAAGTTTCTACTGGATAAAGATATGCAAGAAGCATATGTTGATACTTTCATTAAGAACTTGCATGATTTATTGCACTAG
- the LOC136226440 gene encoding UDP-glycosyltransferase 79B6-like isoform X2, with amino-acid sequence MKMSSNLHIAMFPWLAFGHFIPYLHLSNKLAERGCRISFLLPKGVEAKLAKLNRFPNLIHFFPLTIPHVEGLPPGVETLSDIPISLQSHLCTAMDQTRDQVQAILGTIMPDFVFFDFSFWIPCLGRELGFKSVKYVIVCAALSVISLVPSEKMMIRGMKCEEMIKKNESSVKPAVEFGSGISFYERMHTAAEESDALAYRTCYEIEAPFVDHLTQHFSKPVLLTGPLLPEKAEAPLEEKWEKWLNKFQPGSVVFCAFGSQNMLQKDQFQELLFGFELSGLPFLAALSKPNDCSTIEEALPDGFEERVQERGLIYGGWVPQEQILNHPSVGCFVSHGGSSSIWESMASHCQIVLVPPSFDYDVHSMIMVEELKVAVEVKRQENGWISKESLSNAIVSVTSPESEVGLMIKSNHARWRKFLLDKDMQEAYVDTFIKNLHDLLH; translated from the coding sequence ATGAAGATGAGCTCAAATCTTCACATAGCTATGTTTCCATGGCTTGCATTTGGGCATTTCATACCCTATCTTCACCTCTCTAATAAACTTGCGGAAAGAGGTTGCAGAATCTCTTTCTTATTACCTAAAGGAGTTGAGGCTAAATTAGCCAAACTCAATAGATTCCCAAACCTCATTCACTTCTTTCCTCTCACCATTCCTCATGTTGAAGGCCTTCCTCCTGGTGTTGAAACTCTATCTGACATACCCATTTCACTCCAGAGCCACCTCTGCACAGCCATGGATCAAACAAGAGACCAAGTTCAAGCCATTTTAGGTACAATCATGCCTGATTTTGttttctttgatttttctttctggATTCCTTGTTTAGGTAGAGAATTAGGCTTTAAGTCTGTTAAGTACGTCATAGTGTGTGCAGCTCTGTCAGTTATAAGCTTAGTTCCTTCTGAGAAGATGATGATTAGAGGCATGAAATGTGAAGAAATGATAAAGAAGAATGAGTCATCTGTTAAACCAGCTGTGGAGTTTGGTAGTGGGATATCTTTTTATGAGAGGATGCACACTGCTGCAGAAGAGAGTGATGCTTTAGCATATAGGACTTGCTATGAAATCGAAGCGCCTTTTGTTGATCACCTTACACAGCATTTCTCAAAGCCAGTTCTGTTAACAGGGCCTCTCCTGCCAGAAAAAGCTGAAGCACCACTAGAGGAGAAATGGGAAAAATGGCTGAACAAGTTTCAACCAGGTTCTGTGGTGTTCTGTGCCTTTGGGAGCCAAAACATGCTACAAAAGGACCAGTTCCAAGAACTACTTTTCGGGTTCGAGTTATCTGGGCTGCCATTTCTTGCAGCATTATCTAAACCAAATGACTGTTCAACCATAGAAGAAGCATTGCCTGATGGGTTTGAAGAAAGGGTTCAAGAAAGAGGCCTGATATATGGAGGATGGGTTCCACAGGAACAGATACTGAACCATCCGTCTGTTGGGTGCTTCGTTAGCCATGGCGGCTCGAGTTCTATCTGGGAATCTATGGCGAGCCATTGCCAGATAGTTCTTGTTCCACCGAGTTTTGATTATGATGTGCACTCCATGATAATGGTTGAAGAATTGAAAGTTGCAGTTGAAGTGAAGAGGCAAGAAAACGGGTGGATTTCAAAGGAGAGCTTGAGCAATGCTATCGTATCTGTAACGAGCCCGGAGAGTGAAGTGGGGTTGATGATAAAGAGCAATCATGCTAGGTGGAGAAAGTTTCTACTGGATAAAGATATGCAAGAAGCATATGTTGATACTTTCATTAAGAACTTGCATGATTTATTGCACTAG
- the LOC136226440 gene encoding UDP-glycosyltransferase 79B9-like isoform X4 has protein sequence MADSKMKMSSNLHIAMFPWLAFGHFIPYLHLSNKLAERGCRISFLLPKGVEAKLAKLNRFPNLIHFFPLTIPHVEGLPPGVETLSDIPISLQSHLCTAMDQTRDQVQAILALSVISLVPSEKMMIRGMKCEEMIKKNESSVKPAVEFGSGISFYERMHTAAEESDALAYRTCYEIEAPFVDHLTQHFSKPVLLTGPLLPEKAEAPLEEKWEKWLNKFQPGSVVFCAFGSQNMLQKDQFQELLFGFELSGLPFLAALSKPNDCSTIEEALPDGFEERVQERGLIYGGWVPQEQILNHPSVGCFVSHGGSSSIWESMASHCQIVLVPPSFDYDVHSMIMVEELKVAVEVKRQENGWISKESLSNAIVSVTSPESEVGLMIKSNHARWRKFLLDKDMQEAYVDTFIKNLHDLLH, from the exons ATGGCAGATAGCAAGATGAAGATGAGCTCAAATCTTCACATAGCTATGTTTCCATGGCTTGCATTTGGGCATTTCATACCCTATCTTCACCTCTCTAATAAACTTGCGGAAAGAGGTTGCAGAATCTCTTTCTTATTACCTAAAGGAGTTGAGGCTAAATTAGCCAAACTCAATAGATTCCCAAACCTCATTCACTTCTTTCCTCTCACCATTCCTCATGTTGAAGGCCTTCCTCCTGGTGTTGAAACTCTATCTGACATACCCATTTCACTCCAGAGCCACCTCTGCACAGCCATGGATCAAACAAGAGACCAAGTTCAAGCCATTTTAG CTCTGTCAGTTATAAGCTTAGTTCCTTCTGAGAAGATGATGATTAGAGGCATGAAATGTGAAGAAATGATAAAGAAGAATGAGTCATCTGTTAAACCAGCTGTGGAGTTTGGTAGTGGGATATCTTTTTATGAGAGGATGCACACTGCTGCAGAAGAGAGTGATGCTTTAGCATATAGGACTTGCTATGAAATCGAAGCGCCTTTTGTTGATCACCTTACACAGCATTTCTCAAAGCCAGTTCTGTTAACAGGGCCTCTCCTGCCAGAAAAAGCTGAAGCACCACTAGAGGAGAAATGGGAAAAATGGCTGAACAAGTTTCAACCAGGTTCTGTGGTGTTCTGTGCCTTTGGGAGCCAAAACATGCTACAAAAGGACCAGTTCCAAGAACTACTTTTCGGGTTCGAGTTATCTGGGCTGCCATTTCTTGCAGCATTATCTAAACCAAATGACTGTTCAACCATAGAAGAAGCATTGCCTGATGGGTTTGAAGAAAGGGTTCAAGAAAGAGGCCTGATATATGGAGGATGGGTTCCACAGGAACAGATACTGAACCATCCGTCTGTTGGGTGCTTCGTTAGCCATGGCGGCTCGAGTTCTATCTGGGAATCTATGGCGAGCCATTGCCAGATAGTTCTTGTTCCACCGAGTTTTGATTATGATGTGCACTCCATGATAATGGTTGAAGAATTGAAAGTTGCAGTTGAAGTGAAGAGGCAAGAAAACGGGTGGATTTCAAAGGAGAGCTTGAGCAATGCTATCGTATCTGTAACGAGCCCGGAGAGTGAAGTGGGGTTGATGATAAAGAGCAATCATGCTAGGTGGAGAAAGTTTCTACTGGATAAAGATATGCAAGAAGCATATGTTGATACTTTCATTAAGAACTTGCATGATTTATTGCACTAG